Genomic segment of Paraburkholderia agricolaris:
GGCAACCAGCACGTGATCGCCCGCATGGTCCGACTGGCGCCGCGGTTCGAATACTGCGTTCATCGTGCGCCTCCATGGGTGTGAACGTTGGCGTCGCCGCTCAGGTTCAGGGGTTTGATGCAGCGCACGCGCGCCACTTCGGCGTGACCTTGCATCGGCGCCAACGCGGGGCGCGCCTTCATGCAATCGTCGACCACGTACTTGCAGCGCGGCGCGAAGAGACAGCCTTTGGGACGGTCGTCACGCCCCGGCACCATGCCCGGCAGCGCGGCGAGCCGCACCGCGCCCACATTGTGCTCGGGAATTGCCGCCAGCAACGCCTCCGTGTACGGATGATGGGGCGCGGCGAAGATATCCGGCACGCGGTTGGTTTCGATCACTTCGCCAGCGTACATGACCGCGACACGCTGCGCGACCTCGGACACCACGGCCAGATCGTGCGAGATCAGCACGAGCGCCATGCCGCGTTCCTTCTGCAGCTTGATCAGCAGCTCCATGATCTGCGCCTGGATCGTCACGTCGAGCGCGGTGGTCGGCTCATCGGCGATCAGCAGCTTCGGGTTGCAGGCAATCGCCATCGCGATCATCACGCGCTGGTTCATGCCGCCCGACATCTGATGCGGGAACGAGCCGATACGGCCTTTCGGGTCGGGAATGCCGACCTGGTCGAGCAACTCCAGCGCGCGTTTGTCCAGTGCGCTGCCGCGCAGACCTTCGTGCAGCTTGAGCACTTCCTTGATCTGATAGCCGACCGTGTAGCTCGGATTCAGACTGGTGAGCGCGTCCTGGAACACCATCGCGATGTCTTTGCCGATGATCTTGCGGCGCTCGCGCGCGCTTGCCTTCAGCAGATTCTTGCCGTTGAAGGTGACTTCGTCCGCGGTGACTTTGCCCGGCGCGTCGATCAGGCCCATCAGCGCCATCATCGTTACGCTCTTGCCCGAACCCGATTCGCCGACCACGCCGACCACTTCACCCGGCGCGACATCGAGGTTGATCCGGTCAACGGCGGGCAGGCCGTTGAAATTCACCGCCAGATTGCGGATGGTCAATAAACTGGTCATTTCAGGCCATCCGTTTCAGTTTGGGATCGAGTGCGTCGCGCAGCCCGTCGCCGAGCAGATTGATTGCGAGCACCGAGATCAGGATGGAAAGACCCGGCATCGTGACGATCCACCAGGCGCTGTCGATATAGTCGCGCGCCGAGGCCAGCATCGCGCCCCACTCCGCCGAAGGCGGTTGCACGCCGAGACCGAGAAAGCCGAGCGCCGCGGCATCGAGAATCGCCGACGAAAAGCCCAGCGTAGCCTGCACGATCAACGGCGCGGTGCAGTTCGGCAGCACTTGCGAGAACATCAACCGCAGCGTGCTCGCGCCAGCCACGCGCGAAGCCGTCACATACTCTTTCTGCAATTCGCCTTGCGCCGAAGCACGCGTCAAACGCACATAGCCCGGCAACGCGACGATCGCAATCGCCAGCATCGTGTTGACGAGACCCGGACCGATGATCGCGACCACGGCAACGGCGAGCAGCAGCGAGGGCAACGCGAGCAGCACGTCCATGATGCGCATGATCGGCGTGTCGGCCCACTTCTCGAAGAATGCCGCGATCAGACCGAGCACGATGCCCGGAATCAGCGCCAGCACCACCGAGACGAAGCCGATCCAGAACGACAGGCGCGCGCCGTACATCAAGCGCGAGAGGATGTCGCGGCCCGCTTCGTCGGTGCCGAGAATGAACTTCCAGTTGCCGCCGTCGAGCCATGCGGGCGGAATCTTGACGAAGTCGCGATACTGCTCGATCGGGCTATGCGGCGCGATCAACGGCGCGAAGATCGCGATGAAGATCAACGTCAGTACAACGATGCCGGCGCCGACCGCGCCACGGTTGCGTGAGAAATTCGCCCAGAATTCACGGGCGGCTATTGCGCGGCCACTGGGGGGTGTGACCGACTGGGGGACTGTGTTTTGAATGTCTGCCATGGCCAGTTACCTCGTATGGCGAATGCGCGGGTTCAGCACGCCGTACAACAGATCGACGACGAGGTTCACAACGATCACCAGCGTAGCGATCATCAGGATACCGCCCTGCACCACGGGATAATCACGCCGGCCGATCGCGTCGATCAGCCACTTGCCGATACCCGGCCACGAAAACAGCGTCTCGGTCAGCACCGCGCCGGCCAGCAGCGTGCCGACCTGCAGGCCGATCACGGTCACGACCGGAATCAGCGCGTTACGCAACGCATGCACGACGATCACGCGCGCGGGCGACAAGCCCTTCGCGCGTGCCGTGCGGATGTAATCCTCGCGCAGCACTTCGAGCATCGACGAACGCGTCATGCGCGCGACGACCGCCAGCGGAATCGTGCCGAGCACGATGGCCGGCAGGATCAGATGGCTAAGCGCGGATTTGAACGCGCCTTCATCGGTGGACATGAACGCGTCGATCAGCATGAAACCGGTCACATGCGGAATGTCGTATTCGACCGCGATGCGGCCCGACACCGGCGTCCAGCCGAGATCCACGGAAAAGAACATGATGAGGATCAAACCCCACCAGAAGATCGGCATTGAGTAGCCGGTCAGCGCCGTGCCCATCACGCCGTGATCGACCACCGTGCCGCGCCTCAAGGCCGCGAACACACCCGCCGGCAAGCCGACGATCAGTGCGAACAGCATCGCGCAGAACCCCAGTTCAACAGTGGCGGGAAAACGTGCGAGGAATTCGCCCATCACGCTGGTATTGGTGATGATCGAGGTGCCGAGGTCGCCATGCATGGCGCGGCCAACATAGTGGATGTACTGCATGGGCAAGGACTCGTCGAGCCCGAGGCGATGCAGCGCGGCGGCATGCATGGCGGGATCGACGCCGCGCTCGCCCATCATCACTTCGATGGGGTCGCCCGGGATCAGGTGAATCAGCGCAAACGCGAGGATCGTGATGCCGATGAAGGTCGGTATCACCATGCCGATGCGGCGCAAAACGAAGCGGAACATGGTTCGTCCCTATGGTCTTGATGAAGAAAAAACGCAACCGGCGACGAGGGCTTGTGACCCCGGCCGCCGGACCATTTCGACCAGTTTTCTAACCGTGCGAAAAGCTACTGCGTAAGCTTGACTGTATTACCTTTACTTGACGCTGACGCCGTCGAAGCGCGCATAACCGAGCGGCTCGATACGCATGTCGACCACCTTCTTGCTGACAGGCTGGTACACGGTCGAGTGAGCAATCGGCGAGAACGGCAGTTGCTGCGCGAAAATCTGTTGCGCCTGCATGTAGGCCGTCGTGCGTGCACCCTGATCGGACGTGACGCGTCCCTTCTGGATCAGATCGTCGAACGGCTTGTAGCACCACTTCGAGAAGTTGTTGCCGTTCACCGCTTCGCAACCGAGCAACGTGCCGAGCCAGTTGTCCGGATCGCCGTTGTCGCCGGTCCAGCCGATCAGCATCGTGTCGTCTTCGCCTGCGTGAGCGCGCTTGATGTATTCGCCCCATTCATACGTGACGATCTTCGCCTTCACGCCGATCTTGGCCCAGTCGGCCTGGATCATTTCCGCCATCAGACGGGCGTTCGGGTTGTACGCGCGTTGCACCGGCATCGCCCACAGCGTGATGTCGAAGCCATTCGGATAACCGGCCTTGGCCAGCAGCGCCTTGGCCTTGTCAGGATCGTAGGACGCGCTCTTCAGGTTCTTGTCGTACGACCATTGGGTCGGCGGCATCGGGTTCGTCGCGGCCTGGCCTGCGCCTTGATACACCGACTCGATGATCGCCTTCTTGTTGATCGCCATGTCGAGCGCCTGACGCACTTCGACCTTGTCGACCGGCTTGTGCGTCACGTTGTATGCGAGGTAGCCAAGGTTGAAGCCCGGCTGCGACGGCATCGCGATATTCGCTTCAGCCTTCAGCGGCGCGATGTCGGCCGGACGCGGATAGCTCATCACCTGGCATTCGTCGCGCTTGATCTTCTGTACGCGCACACCGGCGTCCGGCGTGATCGAGAAGATCAGCTTCGAGATCTTCACGTCGTTCGGCTTCCAGTAATCCGGATTGCCATCGAAACGGATCGTCGCGTCTTTCGTGTAGCTGCGGAAGATGAACGGGCCCGTGCCGACCGGATACTGGTTGATATCGGCGGCCTTGCCGGCCTTCAGCAGTTGATCGCCATATTCGGCCGACAGAATCGACGCGTATTCCATCGCCATGTTCTGGATGAACGGCGCGTTGACTTCCTTCAGCGTGAACTTGACCGTGTACGGATCGACCTTTTCGACGCTGGTGATCAGCTTGTCGAGGCCCATGTCCGTGAAGTATGGGAATTGGACCGGGTATGCCTTACGGAACGGCTGATTCGTGTCCAGCATGCGCTGGAACGTGAACAGGACGTCGTCCGCATTGAATTCGCGCGTCGGCTTGAAGAACGACGTGGTCTGGAACTTCACGCCATGACGCAGATGGAAGGTGTAGGTCTTGCCGTCTGCGGAAACATCCCACTTTTCGGCGAGGCCCGGCTCGACCTTGGTGCCGCCGCGCTCGAATTCGACGAGACGGTTATAGACGGTGAACGTATTCGCCGTGAAGTCGGTGCCCGTGGTGTATTGGGCCGGATCGAAACCCGCGGGGCTGCCTTCTGAGCAGTAAACGAGGGTTTTGTTCGGAATCTCGGCACGCGCGATATTTGCGCCCACCATCGATGCCGCTGCAGCTGCGACGAGCGTCGTAACACGCGCGGCGCGCAACAGATTGTTTTGCTTCATGTTTCCTCCAAGTTCGAGGCTGGCTGACGCCAGCGTAGCGCGATATTACTTGAGCTTGGCTCGCCCCAACAAGCGGAGGAAAATACCCCCGTTGACGATCGGAAACAGATAAGGCATAAGAGCGGCCGCACGCCGGCACTGACCGGAACGTGCGCCGTTGGAGGCGGACCCGGCAAAAAAGCGGTCCGCGAACCGTTGCTGGCGGCTATTTCAGGCCGACACCCATGAATTGCGTCGGGCCGAACGGGTCGATCCTGAAGCCCGTGACGTCCTTGCTGATCGGCTGGTAGACCGTGGAGTGGGCGATCGGCGTGAACGGAACCTGCTGCTTGAAGATCTCCTGCGCCTCAATATAGTCCTTGGTGCGCTCGGTGAGATCGGTAGTGCCACGCGCTTTCCTGATCAGGTCGTCGAAAGGCTTGTAGCACCATTTGGAGAAATTGCTGCCTTTCACCGCATCGCAGCCGAGCAACACGCCAAGCCAGTTGTCAGGATCGCCGTAGTCCCCCGTCCAGCCGATCAGGATCGCCTCGTGCTCGCCGGCATGGGCGCGGCGGATGTACTCACCCCACTCGTACGTGGCAATCGTCGTCTTGACGCCGATCTTCGCCCAGTCGGCCTGCAGCATTTCGGCCATCAGGCGGGCGTTCGGGTTGTAGGGCCGCTGCACCGGCATGGCCCACAGGGTCAGGTCGAAGCCCTCCGGGTAGCCGGCCTCTTTCAGCAAGGCCTTGGCCTTGTCGATGTCGTAGGGCGCGTCCTTCAGGTTTTTGTCGTAGCCCCATTGAGTCGGCGGCATGGGATTGGTCGCGATTTGCCCGGCACCCTGATACACCGACTCGATGATCGCTTTCTTATTGACCGACATATCCAGCGCGCGTCGCACCAGCACGTTGTCGAGTGGCTTTTTCGTCGTGTTGTAGCCAAGGATGCCCAGGTTGAAGCCAACCTCGCTCGGCATGGCCAGCGCAGGGTCGGCCTTGATCTGCGGAATATCCGCGGGACGCGGATAGCTCATCACCTGACATTCACCACGTTTCAGTTTCTGCAACCGCACGGCGGGATCCACGGTGATGGCGAAGATGAGCTTGCCAACTTTCACGATGCCCGGTTTCCAATAATCGGGATTGCCGTCGAAGCGAATCGTGTCGTCCTTGGTGTAGCTGCGGAAAATGAACGGTCCGGTGCCGACCGGATATTGGTTGATATCGGCGGCCTTACCGGCTTTGAGTAGCTGATCCGTATACTCCGCCGACAGAATCGATGCGAACGGCATCGCGATCTGCTGCAGGAACGGTGCATCGACCTCTTTTAGCGTGAAACGCACCGTGTACGGGTCCAGCTTCTCGACCTTGGCAATGTTCTTTGCCAGTCCGAGATCGGCGAAGTAGGGAAACGGCACCGGGTACGCCTTACGGAACGGCTGGTCCGGGTCCAGCATCCGCTGGTAAGTGAAGACAACGTCGTCTGCATTGAATTCGCGGGTGGGCTTGAAGAACGCGGTGGTCTGAAACTTCACGCCGTGCCGCAGGTAGAACGTGTATTGCAAGCCGTCCTGCGACACATCCCATTTCTCGGCGAGGCCCGGTTCGATATCGGTACTGCCGCGCGCGAACTCGACAAGACGGTTATAGACCGTGTACGAAGCGGCGGTAAATTCAACGCTGGTGGTGTACTGCGCGGAATCGAAACCAGCCGGACTGCCTTCGGAGCAGAACACGAGGGTTTTGTCGGGCAAGCTGGCCGCGTCGGTAGCGGCCGGCGCGAGGCCGGCCGCGAGGACCGCGCACGCGCTCAACACTGGCAGGCAGGTATGGCGAACTGCAAACAGCAATCGATGTACTGTCATCACGTTCTCCGCACGGCAGCCAGGTCAGCTGCACCCCGATCATAGATAGCGCAAAAATCGGGTTCAATGCGGGCTTACACGACAGCGGGGAAACGCCTGGTGGCGCATATTTGCTGCAATGCAGCAAATACTTCAGCGCGGGTTCACGCCCGGGATTTTCTGTCCGCGATGGTTACATCGCATAACCGTGCGAGAT
This window contains:
- a CDS encoding ABC transporter permease subunit, with protein sequence MFRFVLRRIGMVIPTFIGITILAFALIHLIPGDPIEVMMGERGVDPAMHAAALHRLGLDESLPMQYIHYVGRAMHGDLGTSIITNTSVMGEFLARFPATVELGFCAMLFALIVGLPAGVFAALRRGTVVDHGVMGTALTGYSMPIFWWGLILIMFFSVDLGWTPVSGRIAVEYDIPHVTGFMLIDAFMSTDEGAFKSALSHLILPAIVLGTIPLAVVARMTRSSMLEVLREDYIRTARAKGLSPARVIVVHALRNALIPVVTVIGLQVGTLLAGAVLTETLFSWPGIGKWLIDAIGRRDYPVVQGGILMIATLVIVVNLVVDLLYGVLNPRIRHTR
- a CDS encoding ABC transporter substrate-binding protein, whose protein sequence is MKQNNLLRAARVTTLVAAAAASMVGANIARAEIPNKTLVYCSEGSPAGFDPAQYTTGTDFTANTFTVYNRLVEFERGGTKVEPGLAEKWDVSADGKTYTFHLRHGVKFQTTSFFKPTREFNADDVLFTFQRMLDTNQPFRKAYPVQFPYFTDMGLDKLITSVEKVDPYTVKFTLKEVNAPFIQNMAMEYASILSAEYGDQLLKAGKAADINQYPVGTGPFIFRSYTKDATIRFDGNPDYWKPNDVKISKLIFSITPDAGVRVQKIKRDECQVMSYPRPADIAPLKAEANIAMPSQPGFNLGYLAYNVTHKPVDKVEVRQALDMAINKKAIIESVYQGAGQAATNPMPPTQWSYDKNLKSASYDPDKAKALLAKAGYPNGFDITLWAMPVQRAYNPNARLMAEMIQADWAKIGVKAKIVTYEWGEYIKRAHAGEDDTMLIGWTGDNGDPDNWLGTLLGCEAVNGNNFSKWCYKPFDDLIQKGRVTSDQGARTTAYMQAQQIFAQQLPFSPIAHSTVYQPVSKKVVDMRIEPLGYARFDGVSVK
- a CDS encoding ABC transporter ATP-binding protein, whose translation is MTSLLTIRNLAVNFNGLPAVDRINLDVAPGEVVGVVGESGSGKSVTMMALMGLIDAPGKVTADEVTFNGKNLLKASARERRKIIGKDIAMVFQDALTSLNPSYTVGYQIKEVLKLHEGLRGSALDKRALELLDQVGIPDPKGRIGSFPHQMSGGMNQRVMIAMAIACNPKLLIADEPTTALDVTIQAQIMELLIKLQKERGMALVLISHDLAVVSEVAQRVAVMYAGEVIETNRVPDIFAAPHHPYTEALLAAIPEHNVGAVRLAALPGMVPGRDDRPKGCLFAPRCKYVVDDCMKARPALAPMQGHAEVARVRCIKPLNLSGDANVHTHGGAR
- a CDS encoding ABC transporter permease subunit, yielding MADIQNTVPQSVTPPSGRAIAAREFWANFSRNRGAVGAGIVVLTLIFIAIFAPLIAPHSPIEQYRDFVKIPPAWLDGGNWKFILGTDEAGRDILSRLMYGARLSFWIGFVSVVLALIPGIVLGLIAAFFEKWADTPIMRIMDVLLALPSLLLAVAVVAIIGPGLVNTMLAIAIVALPGYVRLTRASAQGELQKEYVTASRVAGASTLRLMFSQVLPNCTAPLIVQATLGFSSAILDAAALGFLGLGVQPPSAEWGAMLASARDYIDSAWWIVTMPGLSILISVLAINLLGDGLRDALDPKLKRMA
- a CDS encoding ABC transporter substrate-binding protein, with protein sequence MTVHRLLFAVRHTCLPVLSACAVLAAGLAPAATDAASLPDKTLVFCSEGSPAGFDSAQYTTSVEFTAASYTVYNRLVEFARGSTDIEPGLAEKWDVSQDGLQYTFYLRHGVKFQTTAFFKPTREFNADDVVFTYQRMLDPDQPFRKAYPVPFPYFADLGLAKNIAKVEKLDPYTVRFTLKEVDAPFLQQIAMPFASILSAEYTDQLLKAGKAADINQYPVGTGPFIFRSYTKDDTIRFDGNPDYWKPGIVKVGKLIFAITVDPAVRLQKLKRGECQVMSYPRPADIPQIKADPALAMPSEVGFNLGILGYNTTKKPLDNVLVRRALDMSVNKKAIIESVYQGAGQIATNPMPPTQWGYDKNLKDAPYDIDKAKALLKEAGYPEGFDLTLWAMPVQRPYNPNARLMAEMLQADWAKIGVKTTIATYEWGEYIRRAHAGEHEAILIGWTGDYGDPDNWLGVLLGCDAVKGSNFSKWCYKPFDDLIRKARGTTDLTERTKDYIEAQEIFKQQVPFTPIAHSTVYQPISKDVTGFRIDPFGPTQFMGVGLK